The segment tgtccctgttcccatccccgtccctgtcccatccccatcccatccctgtccctgtccccatctggtccccatcccgtccctgtcctgtccccatccctgtccccatcccgtccctgtccccaccccatccctgtccccgtcctgtccccatcccatccctgtccccatccctgtccccatgtggTCCCCCTCCCGTCCCTgtcccgtccctgtccccatcctgtccccgtccctgtccccatcctgtccccatccctgtccccatctggtccccatcccatccccgtcctgtccccgtccctgtccccatcttgtccccgtccctgtccccatcccgtccctgttcccatccccatccctgtcccatccccatcccatccctgtccccgtccctgtccccatgtggTCCCCctcccatccctgtccctgtccctgtccccctcccGTCCCTgtcccgtccctgtccccatccccgtccccatccccccccgtccccccccgtcccccccatCCCACCAACTCACGGCGCAGTCGAAGCAGTTGAAGGACGAGTGGAAGTAAGGCCGCGTCCCCAGCCCgtacatttttataaacatttcgGACATAAAGAGTcccaagaaaatgaattctgcatagtctgcgggggggggggggcggagggggaggggggccggggggggagcggtccggggggggggggggtcggggggggggggtccgggggcACTCACAGAGGAAGTCGGAGAGCCACTCGGGCTGGTCGTAGTGGACGATGGCGACGCAGAGCGTGTTGAGcgccaccagccccagcacggtCCAGTAGAAGGCCTGAGTTTTCACCACGCGGCGGATGTGGAAGCGCATCCTCCGCTCGCGCTTGTGGAAGAACGTCGCGTTCTCCAGCTTGGCACTTTTGAGGCTGGC is part of the Oxyura jamaicensis isolate SHBP4307 breed ruddy duck unplaced genomic scaffold, BPBGC_Ojam_1.0 oxyUn_random_OJ66337, whole genome shotgun sequence genome and harbors:
- the LOC118159060 gene encoding voltage-dependent P/Q-type calcium channel subunit alpha-1A-like; the protein is MRFHIRRVVKTQAFYWTVLGLVALNTLCVAIVHYDQPEWLSDFLYYAEFIFLGLFMSEMFIKMYGLGTRPYFHSSFNCFDCAVIIGSIFEGGWAVVKPGTSFGISVLRALRLLRIFKVTKYWASLRNLVVSLLNSMKSIISLLFLLFLFIVVFALLGMQLFGGQ